In a single window of the Campylobacter hyointestinalis subsp. lawsonii genome:
- the atpD gene encoding F0F1 ATP synthase subunit beta has translation MKGVISQVMGPVVDVDFKDYLPKINEAIEVNFTVEGKTNKLILETAAHLGDNRVRTIAMDMSEGLTRGLEATALGAPISVPVGEKVLGRIFNVVGDLIDEGAEEKFDTKWSIHRDPPPFEEQSTKSEIFETGIKVVDLLAPYAKGGKVGLFGGAGVGKTVIIMELIHNVAFKHSGYSVFAGVGERTREGNDLYNEMKESGVLDKVALCYGQMNEPPGARNRIALTGLTMAEYFRDEMGLDVLMFIDNIFRFSQSGSEMSALLGRIPSAVGYQPTLASEMGRLQERITSTKKGSITSVQAVYVPADDLTDPAPATVFAHLDATTVLNRAIAEKGIYPAVDPLDSTSRMLDPQILGEEHYKIARGVQAVLQKYKDLQDIIAILGMDELSEEDKLTVDRARKIEKYLSQPFFVAEVFTGSPGKYVSLEETIAGFKGILEGKYDHLPENAFYMVGNIDEAIAKAEKMKA, from the coding sequence ATGAAAGGTGTAATTAGCCAAGTTATGGGTCCTGTAGTTGATGTTGATTTCAAAGACTACTTGCCTAAGATTAACGAAGCTATTGAAGTAAATTTTACAGTAGAGGGTAAGACAAATAAACTTATCCTAGAGACTGCTGCCCATCTAGGCGATAATAGAGTTAGAACGATTGCTATGGATATGAGCGAAGGGCTTACTAGGGGATTAGAAGCTACAGCTCTTGGTGCGCCTATTAGTGTTCCAGTAGGTGAAAAAGTTTTGGGTAGGATTTTTAATGTTGTTGGCGATTTGATAGATGAAGGTGCTGAAGAGAAATTTGATACAAAATGGTCTATCCATAGAGATCCACCGCCATTTGAAGAACAAAGCACAAAGAGTGAAATTTTTGAAACTGGTATTAAGGTAGTTGATCTTTTAGCGCCATACGCAAAAGGTGGTAAAGTAGGGCTATTTGGCGGTGCTGGCGTTGGTAAAACAGTTATCATAATGGAGCTTATCCACAATGTTGCTTTTAAACATAGTGGTTACTCTGTATTTGCGGGTGTTGGTGAGAGGACTAGAGAGGGTAATGACCTTTATAATGAGATGAAAGAATCTGGTGTTTTAGACAAAGTTGCCTTATGCTATGGACAAATGAATGAACCACCAGGGGCAAGAAACCGTATAGCACTTACTGGTCTTACAATGGCTGAGTATTTCCGCGATGAGATGGGGCTAGATGTTCTTATGTTTATTGATAATATCTTTAGATTTTCTCAATCAGGTTCAGAGATGTCAGCGCTTCTTGGTCGTATCCCAAGTGCTGTTGGTTACCAGCCAACACTTGCTAGTGAGATGGGAAGACTTCAAGAGAGAATCACATCGACTAAAAAAGGTTCGATTACGTCTGTTCAAGCTGTATATGTGCCAGCTGATGACCTTACTGACCCAGCGCCAGCTACTGTTTTTGCTCACCTTGATGCAACAACTGTTCTTAACCGTGCTATTGCCGAAAAAGGTATCTATCCAGCAGTTGATCCGCTTGATTCGACTTCAAGAATGCTTGATCCTCAAATTTTAGGTGAAGAGCACTATAAAATAGCTCGTGGAGTTCAAGCCGTGCTTCAAAAATATAAAGATTTGCAAGATATTATCGCAATCCTTGGTATGGATGAGCTAAGTGAAGAAGATAAGCTTACAGTTGATAGAGCTAGAAAGATAGAAAAATACCTATCTCAACCATTCTTCGTAGCTGAAGTTTTCACAGGAAGCCCTGGTAAATATGTGAGCTTAGAAGAGACAATTGCTGGATTTAAAGGTATTTTAGAGGGTAAATATGATCATCTACCAGAAAACGCATTTTATATGGTAGGAAATATTGATGAGGCTATCGCTAAAGCTGAAAAAATGAAAGCGTAA
- a CDS encoding biotin--[acetyl-CoA-carboxylase] ligase has protein sequence MLKNRVITPPYALVASTQTNGVGSRGNSWQSDEGNLYFSFCINENDLAKDVETASASIYFASLMSEFLKSCGSKLWIKWPNDFYLGDKKIGGVITTKIKSVYVCGMGINLKKSPSFANILDIDISAPNIVDGFINYLNLKISWKQIFSKYLIEFEKSRVFNTHIDGELTSLRDAILLNDGSIMIKNKKVYSLR, from the coding sequence ATGCTAAAAAATAGGGTCATAACTCCACCTTATGCCCTAGTGGCAAGCACTCAAACAAACGGCGTAGGCAGCAGGGGGAATTCTTGGCAAAGCGATGAGGGAAATTTGTATTTTAGCTTTTGCATAAATGAAAACGATCTTGCAAAAGACGTAGAAACAGCGTCTGCTAGTATATATTTTGCTAGTTTGATGAGTGAATTTTTAAAGAGTTGCGGCTCAAAACTTTGGATAAAATGGCCAAATGATTTTTATCTGGGTGATAAAAAAATCGGTGGAGTTATCACGACAAAAATAAAATCAGTATATGTGTGTGGTATGGGAATAAATTTAAAAAAATCACCAAGTTTTGCAAATATCCTTGATATCGACATTTCAGCGCCAAATATCGTTGATGGATTTATCAATTATTTAAATTTAAAGATATCATGGAAGCAAATTTTTAGCAAATATCTGATAGAATTCGAAAAATCAAGAGTTTTTAATACCCATATAGATGGCGAGCTAACGAGCCTTAGAGACGCTATTTTGTTGAACGATGGCTCGATAATGATAAAAAATAAAAAGGTGTATTCTTTAAGATGA
- a CDS encoding MotA/TolQ/ExbB proton channel family protein, which yields MLSFLDLFLNYLSKSSLVTIFVLSWLSLYFIISFTILFSRYTGLNTWKKKEQAALESILMGAKVSSVDSSLKKCASSFPTKEKLDVCISLAETNATSGLTMLSIIASTSPFIGLFGTVVSILETFAGLGQGGGSSSLSVIAPAISEALVATGCGIFVAIPAYSFNLLIKRKAYEILSIIRRESNILLSTQEETK from the coding sequence GTGTTAAGCTTTTTAGATCTGTTTTTGAATTATCTATCAAAAAGTAGCTTGGTGACAATCTTCGTCTTAAGTTGGTTGTCGCTATATTTTATTATTAGTTTTACTATACTATTTTCTAGATATACTGGACTGAATACTTGGAAGAAAAAAGAGCAAGCTGCATTAGAGTCTATTTTGATGGGTGCTAAAGTATCTTCTGTAGATTCTTCTTTAAAAAAATGCGCATCAAGTTTTCCTACTAAAGAGAAATTAGATGTATGTATCAGTTTAGCAGAGACAAATGCGACTAGCGGACTTACTATGCTTTCTATTATCGCTTCAACGTCACCATTTATAGGGCTTTTTGGTACGGTTGTTAGCATACTTGAAACATTTGCAGGACTTGGGCAAGGTGGCGGAAGTAGTTCTTTAAGCGTGATCGCACCGGCTATTTCAGAAGCTTTGGTTGCTACTGGATGTGGTATATTTGTAGCTATCCCGGCTTATAGTTTCAATCTTCTTATAAAAAGAAAAGCGTATGAGATTCTTAGTATAATAAGAAGAGAGTCAAATATTTTATTAAGTACGCAAGAAGAAACAAAGTAA
- the atpA gene encoding F0F1 ATP synthase subunit alpha has product MSVKLKADEISSIIKERIENFDLSVDVEETGKVISVADGVASVYGLKNVMAGEMVEFEGGEKGMALNLEESSVGIVVLGKSSGIKEGTSVKRLGKLLRVPVGDALIGRVVNALGEPIDAKGAIEATETRFIEEKAKGIMARKSVHEPLQTGIKAIDGLVPIGRGQRELIIGDRQTGKTTVAIDTIINQKGQDVICIYVAIGQKQSTVAQVVKKLEEYGAMDYTIVVNASASDSAALQYLAPYAGVTMGEYFRDNSRHALIIYDDLSKHAVAYREMSLILRRPPGREAYPGDVFYLHSRLLERASKLSDKLGAGSLTALPIIETQAGDVSAYIPTNVISITDGQIFLESDLFNSGIRPAINVGLSVSRVGGSAQIKAIKKVSGTLRLDLAQYRELQAFAQFASDLDESSRKQLERGQRMVEVLKQPPYSPLPVENQVIIIFAGSKGYLDDIPVSAVTKFEAELYPYIEARYSEIFEQIRTKKALDKDIEETLTKALNDFKATFSAE; this is encoded by the coding sequence GTGAGTGTAAAATTAAAAGCTGACGAAATTAGCAGTATCATCAAAGAACGCATTGAGAATTTTGACTTAAGCGTTGATGTTGAAGAGACTGGTAAAGTAATATCTGTTGCTGATGGAGTTGCTAGCGTCTATGGTCTAAAAAATGTTATGGCCGGAGAGATGGTAGAGTTTGAGGGCGGCGAAAAAGGTATGGCTTTAAACCTTGAAGAAAGTAGTGTTGGTATAGTCGTACTTGGTAAATCAAGCGGTATAAAAGAAGGAACTAGTGTTAAAAGATTAGGAAAACTTCTTCGTGTTCCAGTCGGTGATGCTTTGATAGGACGTGTTGTAAATGCACTTGGTGAGCCAATAGATGCAAAAGGTGCTATAGAAGCTACAGAAACAAGATTTATCGAAGAAAAAGCAAAAGGCATCATGGCTAGAAAATCAGTTCATGAGCCACTACAAACCGGTATCAAAGCTATTGACGGTTTGGTTCCGATCGGTAGAGGCCAAAGAGAGCTTATAATCGGCGATCGTCAAACAGGTAAAACAACAGTTGCTATAGATACCATCATAAACCAAAAAGGTCAAGATGTTATATGTATCTATGTAGCTATCGGTCAAAAACAATCTACAGTTGCCCAAGTTGTTAAAAAACTTGAAGAATATGGTGCTATGGATTATACAATAGTCGTAAATGCGAGTGCAAGCGACTCTGCGGCACTTCAATATCTAGCTCCATACGCAGGTGTTACTATGGGTGAGTATTTCCGTGATAACTCACGCCACGCACTCATCATCTATGATGATCTAAGCAAACACGCTGTGGCTTATCGCGAAATGTCATTGATCTTAAGGAGACCGCCAGGTCGCGAAGCTTATCCAGGTGATGTTTTCTATCTACATTCAAGACTACTTGAGAGAGCTAGTAAATTAAGCGATAAATTAGGAGCAGGAAGTCTTACGGCTCTACCTATTATCGAGACTCAAGCAGGCGATGTTTCAGCTTATATTCCTACGAATGTTATTTCTATCACAGATGGTCAAATTTTCTTAGAAAGTGATCTATTTAACTCAGGTATTCGCCCAGCTATTAACGTTGGTCTATCTGTTAGCCGTGTTGGCGGATCAGCTCAGATCAAAGCTATCAAGAAAGTTTCTGGAACACTTCGCCTTGATCTTGCTCAATATCGCGAACTTCAAGCATTCGCTCAATTTGCTAGCGATCTTGATGAGAGTAGTAGAAAACAACTTGAGCGCGGACAAAGAATGGTTGAAGTACTAAAACAACCTCCTTATAGCCCACTTCCAGTAGAAAATCAAGTTATCATAATTTTTGCAGGAAGTAAAGGTTACCTTGATGATATTCCTGTAAGTGCAGTAACTAAATTTGAAGCTGAGCTTTATCCTTATATAGAGGCTAGATATTCAGAAATTTTTGAGCAAATTAGAACTAAAAAAGCACTAGATAAAGATATCGAAGAAACTTTAACTAAAGCATTAAATGATTTCAAAGCAACATTTAGCGCTGAATAA
- a CDS encoding F0F1 ATP synthase subunit B produces MKLRYISLLLIPVFGFASSDAAQHDYDIVARTINFLIFAGILYYLIAEPVKKAYKGRINSIATRLEAIQDKLRESKAKKDEAIKAVEQAKENAKELIKTAKKEAELLVFKVEADTQNELAYLEKSYEEQKAFEERKIIKTVVSEVLDELFTSDALKLDQNEFVNLVLKKVS; encoded by the coding sequence ATGAAACTTAGATATATATCATTATTGTTAATTCCGGTGTTTGGATTTGCTAGTAGCGACGCTGCACAGCACGACTATGATATAGTCGCTAGAACTATAAATTTTCTTATATTTGCTGGAATTTTGTATTATTTGATCGCTGAACCGGTGAAAAAAGCATATAAAGGAAGAATAAACTCTATAGCCACTAGATTAGAAGCTATCCAAGATAAACTTCGTGAATCAAAAGCCAAAAAAGATGAAGCTATAAAAGCCGTAGAACAAGCTAAAGAAAATGCCAAAGAGCTTATAAAAACTGCTAAAAAAGAAGCTGAGCTTTTGGTTTTTAAGGTTGAAGCAGATACACAAAATGAACTTGCGTATTTAGAAAAAAGTTATGAAGAGCAAAAAGCTTTTGAAGAAAGAAAAATAATTAAAACCGTCGTAAGCGAAGTTTTAGATGAATTATTTACTTCAGATGCTTTAAAATTAGATCAAAACGAATTTGTAAATTTAGTGCTTAAGAAGGTGAGCTGA
- the fmt gene encoding methionyl-tRNA formyltransferase — protein sequence MKNIVFMGTPDYASVILEAILKNGGYKVVAVFTQPDRPVGRKAILTPPEVKKIVLQTDIPIFQPLNLKNSNTINDIKALKPDFIVVAAYGQILPKDILDIAPCINLHASLLPKFRGASPIQEAILRGEKLSGVTAMRMGVGLDDGDMLGFSLIDISNLKSSELFCELAKMAASLIIKILDEFDDISPIKQFNALSSKCTKIKKEDGLINLKINAKDIYAKFRAFYPWPGIFLENQTKILEMRVSNLSGPIGEILRIDKDGFVVGVNDGSIEINVLQEAGKKSVLAKDYINGKRLRVGSKFY from the coding sequence ATGAAAAATATAGTTTTTATGGGGACTCCTGATTATGCTAGTGTCATTTTAGAGGCTATATTAAAAAATGGCGGTTATAAGGTAGTTGCGGTATTTACGCAGCCAGATCGCCCAGTAGGAAGAAAAGCGATTTTAACTCCTCCAGAAGTCAAAAAAATAGTTTTGCAAACTGATATCCCTATTTTTCAACCTTTAAATTTAAAAAATAGCAATACTATAAATGATATTAAGGCTTTAAAGCCTGATTTTATCGTAGTTGCGGCTTATGGACAAATTTTACCAAAAGATATTTTAGATATCGCGCCTTGTATAAATTTACACGCTTCATTGCTTCCAAAATTTAGGGGCGCAAGTCCTATCCAAGAAGCGATTTTACGTGGCGAAAAGCTTAGTGGCGTAACTGCTATGAGAATGGGGGTAGGTCTTGATGATGGAGATATGCTAGGCTTTAGCTTGATTGATATATCAAATTTAAAATCAAGCGAACTTTTTTGCGAATTAGCAAAAATGGCTGCAAGTTTGATTATAAAGATACTTGATGAGTTTGATGATATATCGCCTATAAAGCAGTTTAACGCACTTAGTAGCAAATGCACGAAGATAAAAAAAGAAGACGGGCTTATAAATTTAAAAATAAACGCTAAAGATATTTATGCTAAATTTAGAGCTTTTTATCCTTGGCCGGGCATATTTTTAGAAAATCAAACTAAGATTTTAGAGATGAGAGTTTCAAATTTATCAGGTCCTATCGGTGAAATTTTGCGTATTGATAAAGATGGTTTTGTAGTTGGTGTAAATGACGGAAGTATTGAGATAAACGTACTTCAAGAAGCCGGGAAAAAAAGTGTTTTGGCAAAAGATTATATAAATGGTAAAAGGCTAAGAGTTGGTAGTAAGTTTTATTAA
- a CDS encoding F0F1 ATP synthase subunit delta, with translation MKEVIAKKYVRALISSLEASEFDKMNESLAILGVASGFPKLKVILDSPDISSKNKSDFIFSLVENGSEKLKKFINLLGENKRLGLLSDIAKEFAYQKSVKDNEFTGLIFGNFEFSKAEKEQLEQSFSKKFGSKISFETIKNDYNGVKIELDSLGLEVSFSIDRLKAQMSEYILKAI, from the coding sequence ATGAAAGAAGTAATAGCTAAAAAATATGTAAGAGCATTGATTTCAAGTTTAGAGGCTAGTGAATTTGATAAAATGAATGAATCTTTAGCGATTCTTGGCGTTGCTTCAGGATTTCCAAAGCTAAAAGTTATACTTGATTCACCTGATATTTCTTCTAAAAATAAATCCGATTTTATCTTTTCTTTGGTGGAAAATGGTTCGGAAAAACTTAAAAAATTTATCAATCTTTTAGGTGAAAACAAAAGACTTGGTCTGTTGTCAGATATCGCAAAAGAATTTGCATATCAAAAATCTGTAAAAGACAATGAATTCACTGGATTGATATTTGGAAATTTTGAGTTTAGTAAAGCTGAGAAAGAGCAACTAGAACAAAGTTTTTCTAAAAAATTTGGTTCAAAAATTAGTTTTGAAACGATCAAAAATGATTACAACGGTGTCAAAATTGAGCTTGATAGTTTGGGTTTGGAAGTTAGTTTTTCTATTGATAGACTTAAGGCTCAAATGAGCGAATATATTTTAAAAGCAATTTAA
- a CDS encoding FoF1 ATP synthase subunit B' — translation MLEINLPLLTVTVVIFLGLIFVLNSILYRPLLRFIDDRNISIKNDEESVSKNASDIGAYQADIERIISSARAEANSIKQTALNLAKDEAAKKIQAKKETLESEYELFSKDLISRKDELKSMLLAKLPEFKSSLSIKLSKI, via the coding sequence ATGTTAGAGATTAATCTACCGTTACTTACAGTTACGGTTGTGATTTTTTTAGGACTGATTTTTGTTCTAAATTCCATTCTTTACAGACCTCTTCTAAGATTTATCGATGATAGAAATATATCGATAAAAAATGACGAAGAAAGCGTAAGTAAAAATGCTAGCGATATTGGAGCATATCAAGCCGATATCGAAAGAATCATATCGAGTGCTAGAGCTGAAGCAAATTCTATCAAACAGACTGCTTTAAATTTAGCTAAAGATGAAGCCGCTAAAAAAATTCAAGCTAAAAAAGAGACTTTAGAATCAGAGTATGAACTTTTTTCCAAAGATTTAATATCTAGAAAAGATGAATTAAAAAGTATGCTTTTAGCCAAACTTCCTGAGTTTAAAAGTAGTCTTAGTATAAAATTGTCAAAGATTTAA
- the atpG gene encoding ATP synthase F1 subunit gamma produces MSNLKDIKRKIKSVQNTQKTTKAMKLVSTAKLKKAEEAARHSRVYALKINEVISEIAYKINQFKIVGKDSKFFDLDAPVTKIDIIFVTADKGLCGGFNISTIKTIKNMIEEYKSKKIKVRLRAVGKKGIEFFNFQGTEILESYKGVSSAPTYEKAQGIITDAINDFMSGTTDKVILVHNGYKNMISQEIRINDIVPINIPSIDGASASSSLMEIEPENDDKILDELMRKYFEYSMYYALIDSLAAEHSARMQAMDNATNNAKARVRELNLAYNKARQESITTELIEIISGVESMK; encoded by the coding sequence ATGTCAAATTTAAAAGATATCAAAAGAAAGATTAAGAGTGTTCAAAACACCCAGAAAACAACAAAGGCGATGAAGCTCGTATCTACTGCTAAACTAAAAAAAGCAGAAGAAGCAGCTCGTCACTCACGTGTTTATGCTCTTAAGATAAATGAGGTGATAAGCGAAATCGCTTATAAAATAAATCAATTTAAAATAGTCGGTAAAGATAGTAAATTTTTTGATTTAGATGCTCCAGTAACAAAAATAGACATCATATTTGTTACTGCAGATAAGGGACTTTGCGGTGGATTTAATATATCTACCATAAAAACCATTAAAAATATGATAGAAGAGTATAAATCTAAAAAAATAAAAGTCCGCTTAAGAGCCGTAGGTAAAAAAGGTATCGAATTTTTTAATTTTCAAGGCACTGAAATCCTAGAGAGCTATAAAGGTGTAAGTTCTGCACCGACATACGAAAAAGCTCAAGGCATTATTACTGATGCTATTAACGATTTTATGTCAGGTACTACAGATAAGGTCATACTTGTCCATAATGGATATAAAAATATGATCTCTCAAGAGATTAGGATAAATGATATCGTCCCTATAAATATCCCATCTATAGATGGTGCTAGTGCTTCTAGTTCTCTTATGGAAATAGAACCAGAAAATGATGATAAAATCCTTGATGAGCTTATGAGAAAATATTTTGAGTATAGTATGTATTATGCTCTTATAGATTCTCTAGCAGCGGAGCATAGTGCTAGAATGCAAGCTATGGATAATGCCACAAATAACGCAAAAGCCAGAGTAAGAGAGTTAAATCTTGCTTATAATAAAGCAAGACAAGAAAGCATCACAACAGAGCTTATAGAGATTATAAGTGGCGTTGAGAGTATGAAGTAA
- a CDS encoding ParA family protein: protein MSEVITIANQKGGVGKTTTAVNLAASLGVAEKKVLLIDIDPQANATTGLGFSRSDYEFNIYHVLTGRKKLSEIILKTEIQSLHLAPSNIGLVGIEQEFNDQNKDYKLILKNKIAELRDSYDFIIIDSPPALGSLTINALSASDSVIIPIQCEFYAMEGLAQILNTVKVIKKSINPKLNIKGFLPTMYSAQNNLSKETVADLKKHFENKLFKAEGSEEGFVIIPRNVKLAESPSFGKPVILYDIKSSGSIAYQNLAYSIMG, encoded by the coding sequence ATGAGTGAAGTTATAACAATAGCCAATCAAAAAGGGGGCGTAGGTAAGACGACAACAGCTGTAAATTTGGCTGCATCGCTAGGCGTGGCTGAAAAAAAAGTTCTTTTGATAGACATTGATCCACAAGCCAATGCTACAACAGGCCTTGGTTTTAGCAGGAGCGATTATGAGTTTAACATATACCATGTTCTAACAGGTAGAAAAAAACTTAGTGAAATTATACTAAAAACAGAGATTCAATCTCTTCATCTAGCTCCATCAAACATAGGACTTGTCGGCATAGAACAGGAGTTTAATGATCAAAATAAAGATTATAAGCTTATACTAAAAAATAAAATTGCCGAACTTAGAGATAGCTATGATTTTATCATCATTGATAGCCCTCCAGCCCTAGGAAGTCTTACTATAAACGCACTTAGTGCTAGTGATAGTGTTATCATACCTATACAATGTGAATTTTACGCTATGGAAGGACTGGCTCAGATCTTAAACACTGTAAAAGTTATCAAAAAGTCTATAAATCCAAAGCTAAATATTAAGGGATTTTTACCGACTATGTATAGTGCGCAAAATAATCTCTCAAAAGAGACTGTGGCCGATCTAAAAAAGCATTTTGAAAATAAATTATTTAAAGCAGAAGGTAGCGAAGAGGGCTTTGTTATAATCCCAAGAAATGTTAAGCTCGCAGAAAGCCCAAGCTTCGGTAAGCCAGTTATTTTGTATGATATCAAGTCTAGCGGTAGCATAGCGTATCAAAATTTAGCATATTCGATAATGGGGTAA
- the atpC gene encoding ATP synthase F1 subunit epsilon, which produces MNTIYLEIVTPEGLIFSNDAKMVVLPGSEGEFGVLPGHASLVSLLKIGVVDIENTDGTHDAVAIDWGYAKIDENKVVVLVDGAVYVSGNSESEIAKSLQKAKDLVRSMEDGNGILAAALSKIENAARAK; this is translated from the coding sequence ATGAATACAATATATTTAGAAATAGTCACTCCTGAGGGGCTAATATTTTCTAATGATGCTAAAATGGTAGTCCTTCCTGGTAGCGAGGGTGAGTTTGGTGTGCTTCCTGGGCATGCCTCTCTTGTCTCACTTTTGAAGATAGGCGTTGTCGATATAGAAAATACCGATGGAACTCATGATGCAGTTGCTATAGACTGGGGTTATGCTAAAATAGATGAAAATAAAGTCGTAGTTTTAGTAGATGGTGCAGTTTATGTATCTGGAAATAGCGAGAGTGAGATAGCTAAATCGCTACAAAAAGCCAAAGATCTAGTTCGATCCATGGAAGATGGAAACGGAATTTTGGCTGCTGCTTTATCAAAAATCGAAAATGCTGCGAGGGCTAAATAG
- a CDS encoding ParB/RepB/Spo0J family partition protein, whose translation MALGRGLSSILSDVEEAYDKELNRDLVKDIDIDKITPNPYQPRTYFDEEALSELSQSIEKHGLIQPIIVIQNENGYTLIAGERRLRATKMLGRSSIKAIVANLEDKNLRELALIENIQRENLSPIELANSYKELIEEYKITQEALSNIIKKSRTVITNTLRLLTLGDDTKKLIEDGKLTQGHAKIIVGLKKDDEKMVVDTIIGQRLNVRDTENLVKRLKNKSDKSSNLDNIQQDYNDNLSLLQAAFSNLGLNCKINKKKIILNLKNTDEIKYLIAKIQ comes from the coding sequence ATGGCATTAGGTAGAGGTCTTAGTTCGATACTTTCAGATGTTGAAGAGGCGTATGATAAAGAGTTAAATAGGGATTTAGTCAAAGATATCGATATAGATAAAATAACCCCAAATCCATATCAACCACGTACTTATTTTGATGAAGAAGCATTAAGCGAACTTAGTCAAAGTATAGAAAAACACGGACTTATTCAGCCTATCATCGTCATACAAAACGAAAATGGCTATACGCTAATAGCCGGTGAAAGGCGTCTTCGCGCTACGAAAATGCTAGGAAGATCTAGCATAAAAGCCATAGTGGCAAATTTAGAAGATAAAAATCTAAGAGAATTAGCTCTTATAGAAAATATTCAAAGAGAAAATTTAAGCCCTATTGAGCTAGCAAATTCATATAAAGAGCTCATAGAAGAGTATAAAATAACGCAAGAAGCTTTATCTAATATCATAAAAAAAAGCCGTACCGTGATCACAAATACGCTTCGTTTGCTTACCTTAGGCGATGATACAAAAAAACTTATTGAAGATGGAAAACTAACTCAAGGTCACGCAAAAATTATAGTTGGATTAAAAAAAGATGATGAAAAAATGGTCGTAGATACGATCATTGGTCAAAGATTAAATGTAAGAGATACGGAAAATCTTGTAAAAAGACTTAAAAATAAATCAGATAAATCATCAAATTTAGATAATATACAGCAAGACTATAATGACAATCTAAGCTTACTTCAAGCAGCATTTTCAAATTTGGGATTAAATTGTAAGATAAATAAGAAAAAAATTATATTAAATTTAAAAAATACTGATGAAATTAAATATTTAATTGCAAAAATTCAGTAA
- the proB gene encoding glutamate 5-kinase, with protein MKRVVIKVGSHVLSDDGSINQNRIDNLCKFISDLSDKFDVILVSSGAISAGQAKFNLPRTSVVNKQILSSLGQPYLMEIYSKTLSKYNKLAAQILLTAGDFDSRKITNHAKNVINGLLENKILPIINENDATGISEIVYGDNDRLSSAVAYYFDADLLVILSDIDGYYDSDPRENKNAKIRPLVTSLSDEELNKTSDTGSKHGTGGITTKLLAAKFLMDNKKDMFLASGFDLSDARAFLLDNNQIGGTIFKGKQ; from the coding sequence ATGAAAAGAGTGGTGATAAAAGTAGGCTCTCATGTTCTAAGCGATGATGGCTCAATCAACCAAAATAGGATAGATAATCTTTGTAAATTTATAAGCGATTTGAGTGATAAATTTGATGTGATATTAGTTAGTAGTGGGGCGATTAGTGCAGGGCAAGCGAAGTTTAATCTACCTAGGACAAGCGTGGTAAATAAGCAAATTTTATCTAGTTTGGGTCAGCCGTATCTTATGGAAATTTACTCTAAAACATTATCAAAATATAATAAATTAGCAGCTCAAATTCTTCTTACGGCGGGGGATTTTGACTCTAGGAAGATTACAAATCACGCTAAAAATGTTATCAATGGTTTGCTTGAAAATAAAATTTTACCAATTATAAATGAAAACGACGCCACTGGAATTAGCGAGATAGTTTATGGCGATAATGATAGGCTCTCAAGTGCGGTGGCGTACTATTTTGACGCTGATTTGCTAGTTATATTAAGTGATATAGATGGTTATTATGACAGCGATCCAAGAGAAAATAAAAATGCAAAAATCCGCCCTTTAGTTACTAGTTTAAGCGATGAAGAGCTAAACAAAACTAGCGATACAGGTAGTAAACACGGCACAGGCGGCATCACCACAAAGCTTTTGGCTGCTAAGTTTTTGATGGACAATAAAAAAGATATGTTTTTAGCTAGTGGGTTTGACCTTAGCGATGCAAGAGCATTTTTACTAGACAATAATCAAATAGGCGGCACAATCTTCAAAGGCAAACAATGA